GCTTACGTTGGAGTATTATTGGACCTGGGGAGGAAGTCATAGGTAGCTGTGGATATAACCATTGGCAGCTTCAGGGAGCTTACCGTGGTGAAATAGGCTGTGATCTGTCGCCTGCCTTTTGGGGGCTTGGATATATGAAAGAAGCGCTTGGGCTTGTACTCGATTTTGGTTTCAATATTATGGGCTTGAATCGGATTGAAGCGCTCTGTCATCCTGATAATATCCGTGCGGAGAGGCTGGTTCATACGCTTGGATTTCAGAAGGAAGGCGTATTGCGTCAATACAGGCAGATCGCTTCCGGCTTTCAGGATACTGCTCTCCATGCTCTACTGCGCGAGGAGTGGCAATCCACTTAATACATAAAGAGAGGGTTTGGAACATTGAAGTCAACAGGGGATTTAGAACGTAAACTAATACTAACAGGGGTACTGCTGGCCACGTTTCTGGCGGCTATTGAGGGAACTGTAACAGGACCAGCCGGACCGGCGATTGTAGGCGACTTTCAGGGAATGCAGTGGCTGAGCTGGATATTTACTTCATATTTACTGGCAATGGCTATTACTACACCTATTTTCGGCAAAATCAGTGATCTGTTCGGACGCAAGCCTGTATTCATGTGGGGAGCGGCTGTTTTTTTACTAGGCTCATTATTATGCGGCATATCTCAAAGTATGGAACAGCTGATCCTGTTTCGCGCGATACAGGGGATCGGTGCGGGTGCACTTATTCCAATGACCTTTACCATTATCGGTGATATTTACAGCATTGAAGAAAGAGCAAAGACACAAGGGTTGCTAAGCTCTGTATGGGGGATTTCCTCTTTGGTAGGGCCACTGCTTGGTGGCTATGTGGTAGATTACTTAAGCTGGCGCTGGGTATTTGTATTCAATCTGCCATTTGGCGTGTTGGCAATGGTATTTATTGCGCGCTACCTGAAGGAAGAAAAGGTGCGTCGGAAGACACAGATCGATGTGCCAGGCGTCCTTCTGTTCGCGGCAGGTATGGGTGCTCTACTCTTTGGACTCTCCACGGGAGGGCAGAACCTGGCATGGACCTCTCCTTTACTACTCGCAACACTGGGTGCAGCGGTTATCCTGTTAATCCTATTTTTGCTTGTGGAGCGCCGTGCACCAGAGCCTATGCTTCCGCTGAACCTATTCTCAAATCGTAATATCGCAGTATCAACGGGTGCCAACCTGCTTGTAAGCACATTAATTATTGGACTTTCTACGT
This genomic stretch from Paenibacillus sp. FSL H7-0737 harbors:
- a CDS encoding GNAT family N-acetyltransferase yields the protein MYLCNGVTPTLIGRRLKLCAMTTEHASALFQVWSHPEVSLWLGAPALSSIEETKQLIDLLSQMAQEEESLRWSIIGPGEEVIGSCGYNHWQLQGAYRGEIGCDLSPAFWGLGYMKEALGLVLDFGFNIMGLNRIEALCHPDNIRAERLVHTLGFQKEGVLRQYRQIASGFQDTALHALLREEWQST
- a CDS encoding MDR family MFS transporter; this encodes MKSTGDLERKLILTGVLLATFLAAIEGTVTGPAGPAIVGDFQGMQWLSWIFTSYLLAMAITTPIFGKISDLFGRKPVFMWGAAVFLLGSLLCGISQSMEQLILFRAIQGIGAGALIPMTFTIIGDIYSIEERAKTQGLLSSVWGISSLVGPLLGGYVVDYLSWRWVFVFNLPFGVLAMVFIARYLKEEKVRRKTQIDVPGVLLFAAGMGALLFGLSTGGQNLAWTSPLLLATLGAAVILLILFLLVERRAPEPMLPLNLFSNRNIAVSTGANLLVSTLIIGLSTYIPLWVQGVSGKSAAISGLLLAPMSVGWMFGSIAGGRMILRAGSRRTAMLGLMMIAAGAIGLVFLTGESSQVILLCLMLVCGVGFGYSSTVFTIIAQSSVAYDQRGASTALNAFTRSLGQTIGVAIFGSWLNLNIDQLLRKQPDSNVTGDDINKLLGSHTGTNLSGEVSNSLRGALEGGLHSLFIVMAVFAVLSLVISWGLRKGVPSVEDATSSLKKA